The Methanopyrus kandleri AV19 DNA segment TCGGCCGTCGCCTCGGCCCCTCGGAGCAGGGTTTCTTCGGTGAGGTCCACCTCGGTTCTCCGGAAATCGTGTTCCGGAATCCTTTACCTGGGTTTCGCCCGCCCCGATTTTTAAGTGACCGACGCGGCGCCGTCGTGGGGGAGTCCCGTGAACACGCTCGGCCGCCTGTTCCGCGTCACGACCTGGGGCGAGTCCCACGGTCCGGCACTGGGCGCGGTCGTGGACGGGTGTCCCGCGGGACTACCGCTTTCCGAGGACGATGTGCAGCGTGAGCTGGATCGGAGGCGCCCCGGACAGTCGGGGGTCTCGACACCGCGCTCGGAGCGGGACCGAGTGGAGATACTGTCGGGCGTCCACGAGGGACGCACTCTCGGGACTCCGATCAGTATGATCGTGTGGAACGAGGACGTGGATTCTTCGAAGTACGAGCCGATCCGAACCCGGCCGCGTCCGGGTCACGCCGACGTCACGTACCGGTGGAAGTACGGGCACGTGGATTACCGGGGCGGTGGGAGGGCCTCGGGTCGCACGACCGTCGGTATCGTGATGGGTGGCGCGGTGGCCAAGAAGTTGCTCCGTGAGGCGCCCTCGAACGACCCGCTGGGTATCGAGATCGTGGGTCACGTGGTGAGGGTGGGCTCCGTCGAGGCGGATCCCGGCGACCTGTCCGCGGAGGAGATCATGCAGTACGCCGAGTCGAACCCGGTTAGATGCGCGGATCCTGACGCCGCCGAGGAGATGCTCGGGGAGATCGAGCGTGCGCGCGAGAACGGGGACTCCGTCGGCGGGACGATCGAGGTGATCGCGGAGAACGTGCCACCCGGCCTGGGTGACCCGGTCTTCGGGCGGCTGGACGGGGAGCTAGCGGGGGCGTTGATGAACATCCCCGCGGTGAAGGCGGTGGAGGTGGGGTCCGGTGTTCGATGCTCCGAGATGCACGGATCCGAGCACAACGACCCGATCTGGTGGGACGGACATCCCGTCGTGGACGGCGACAACTCGGGGGGAGTACTCGGGGGTATTTCCCACGGCGGTAGACTGGTCGTCCGGGTGCACGTGAAACCTACTCCGTCCGTGTCCGTTCCCCAGCGCACCGTCGACCTAGAGTCCGAAGAGGAAGTGGAGATCGAGGTGGAGGGACGACACGACCCCTGCATATGCCCGAGGGCTGTACCCGTGGCGGAATCCGTTGTGGCGA contains these protein-coding regions:
- the aroC gene encoding chorismate synthase, which gives rise to MNTLGRLFRVTTWGESHGPALGAVVDGCPAGLPLSEDDVQRELDRRRPGQSGVSTPRSERDRVEILSGVHEGRTLGTPISMIVWNEDVDSSKYEPIRTRPRPGHADVTYRWKYGHVDYRGGGRASGRTTVGIVMGGAVAKKLLREAPSNDPLGIEIVGHVVRVGSVEADPGDLSAEEIMQYAESNPVRCADPDAAEEMLGEIERARENGDSVGGTIEVIAENVPPGLGDPVFGRLDGELAGALMNIPAVKAVEVGSGVRCSEMHGSEHNDPIWWDGHPVVDGDNSGGVLGGISHGGRLVVRVHVKPTPSVSVPQRTVDLESEEEVEIEVEGRHDPCICPRAVPVAESVVAIVLADAVLRAGYVNPDSVELPAASVEDRWRTLKRHL